One stretch of Oncorhynchus gorbuscha isolate QuinsamMale2020 ecotype Even-year linkage group LG21, OgorEven_v1.0, whole genome shotgun sequence DNA includes these proteins:
- the LOC124008212 gene encoding lysine-specific demethylase 6A-like isoform X1, with protein sequence MQSCGVSLAVAACAAARSLGSASGGDEEKKMAAGKASETEEDFPTLTAQERDSLVGIDSSLFGFQRLHEDGARTKALLLKAVRSYDSLILKAEGKVEPELFCQLGHFNLLLEEYAKALSAYQRYYSLQSDYWKNAAFLYGLGMVYFHYNAFQWAIKAFQEVLYIDPSFSRAKEIHLRLGLMFKVNTDYESSLKHFQLALIDSNPCTLSKAEIQFHIAHLYEIQKRYRAAKEAYETLLQTENLPAQVKATTLQQLGWMHHTVEQLGDRANKDSYAIQCLQKSLEADPNSGQSWYFLGRCYSSIGKVQDAFVSYRQSIDKSEASADTWCSIGVLYQQQNQPMDALQAYICAVQLDHGHAAAWMDLGTLYESCSQPHDAIKCYINAMRSKACSNATALTQRIKCLQAQLSNPQVTSLQSKSKMLPLIDEAWSLPIPAELTSRQGGLNTAPQACKPQHSSEGGGSGQALPPHVGPMGQGEDQSSPAKRRRASSPAKSQPDSWASNSAQQPVPNWYLSPQKLQLLDQLRSNRASLKPLQLQMLEQLEAQLNLMQQHQQQMRQNASGQLRPSLPNGPSATNSLPPPHSSLPLSRPHLAPQGSLRPPCPPQPLANGPLAGGTPHGHSDTLSVGNNNNDDDPVAATGPNGDVPYLQPGALLPHTCTSTQSQDTARRALHLNSTQGLQKGSAPHWAGPNGDGSLSSSGGSTHPLSHPQTPHNQVGHSAAPSPRQQALNHLPSPHHSATSGGAPGTPATKESTPLGNGPAATATKGPGETTTANSTAAVESLSNHVQLAAGDGGTSNRSPHHSSDNPKGGDPTTSAPHKKINNIHPAVSSAASSPISAMSTATPSPKSTEPGQSTGPHGLNSPSTTTAALSSAGPTTVVNGNGKGGISEDSQSPLKADPPATCRRPTPPHVRTPPSSSSSVSIYPSSTDVLKACRNLGKNGLSSSSILLDKCPPPRLPPPPSPVLPKDKLNPPTPSIYLENKRDAFFPPLHQFCTNPSNPVTVIRGLAGALKLDLGLFSTKTLVEANPDHLVECRTQLSQPADENWDLSGTKKMWRCESGRGHTTIAKYAQYQAASFQESLREENEKKALKEPSDAEPASAESVARKRRGPLKHIKFGTNIDVSDERKWKLQLQELSKLPAFARVVSAGNLLSHVGHTILGMNTVQLYMKVPGSRIPGHQEHNNFCSVNINIGPGDCEWFAVPEPYWGVMSNFCEKNNINFLMGSWWPNLEDLYEADVPVYRFIQRPGDLVWLNTGTVHWVQAIGWCNNIAWNVGPLSAHQYKLAVERYEWNKLQSVKSHVPMVHLSWNMARNIKVSDHKLFQMIKYCLLRTLKQCQSVKEALAAAGKETVLQGRNRDEPAHYCTICEVEVFNLLFVRSELLSRKQKQYVVHCQDCARKGSAELDNFVVVEKHRMDDLMQVYDQFTLAPLHSSSS encoded by the exons AATGCTGCCTTCCTATATGGCCTGGGCATGGTCTACTTCCATTACAACGCCTTTCAGTG gGCGATTAAAGCTTTCCAGGAGGTGCTGTACATCGACCCCAGTTTCTCACGAGCCAAGGAGATCCACCTGCGACTCGGCCTCATGTTTAAGGTCAACACCGACTACGAGTCAAGCCTAAAG CATTTCCAGCTGGCTTTGATTGACTCCAACCCCTGCACTTTGTCCAAAGCTGAAA TTCAGTTCCACATTGCCCATTTGTATGAGATTCAG AAGAGATACCGGGCTGCCAAGGAGGCGTACGAGACCCTTCTGCAGACAGAGAATCTCCCAGCACAGGTGAAGGCCACTACCCTGCAGCAGCTAG GCTGGATGCACCACACGGTGGAGCAGCTAGGAGACCGAGCCAACAAGGACAGCTATGCCATCCAGTGTCTGCAGAAATCACTGGAAGCAGACCCCAACTCGGGACAGTCCTGGTACTTCCTGGGCAGGTGCTACTCCAGTATTGGCAAGGTCCAGGATGCGTTCGTCTCCTACAGGCAGTCCATAGACAAATCCGAAGCCAGTGCAGACACTTGGTGTTCAATAGG TGTTCTGTACCAGCAACAGAATCAGCCCATGGATGCTCTGCAGGCGTACATCTGTGCAGTGCAGCTGGACCACGGCCACGCGGCTGCCTGGATGGACCTGGGAACGCTCTACGAGTCCTGCAGCCAGCCGCATGACGCCATAAAGTGCTACATCAACGCCATGCGCAGCAAGGCCTGCTCCAACGCCACCGCTCTCACACAACGCATCAAATGCCtgcag GCTCAGTTGAGTAACCCCCAGGTCACTAGTCTACAGAGTAAAAGTAAAATGCTTCCTCTTATTGATGAGGCCTGGAGTCTACCAATCCCAGCAGAGCTAACCTCCAGGCAGGGTGGCCTGAACACTGCACCGCAG gcGTGTAAGCCCCAGCACAGCTCGGAGGGAGGGGGATCGGGTCAGGCTCTGCCCCCACACGTGGGCCCTATGGGCCAGGGGGAGGACCAGTCCAGCCCTGCCAAGAGGAGGAGGGCCTCCAGCCCAGCCAAG AGCCAGCCAGATTCCTGGGCTAGTAACTCGGCACAGCAGCCTGTCCCCAACTGGTACCTGTCACCACAGAAactacag CTCCTGGACCAGTTGAGGAGTAACCGGGCCAGTCTGAAGCCCCTACAGCTGCAGATGCTGGAGCAGCTGGAGGCACAACTCAACCTAatgcagcagcaccagcagcag ATGAGACAGAATGCATCTGGACAGCTgcgtccctccctccccaacgGCCCCTCGGCTACcaactctcttccccctcctcactCTAGCCTGCCCCTCTCCCGGCCCCACCTGGCCCCTCAGGGCTCGTTGCGGCCACCCTGCCCCCCTCAACCACTGGCCAATGGGCCTCTGGCAGGCGGGACACCACACGGACACTCTGACACACTTTCTGTGggcaataataataatgatgatgaccCGGTGGCGGCCACAGGACCCAACGGAGACGTGCCTTACCTGCAGCCCGGCGCACTACTACCTCACACCTGCACAAGCACCCAATCACAGGACACAGCGCGCCGGGCCCTGCACCTAAACTCCACTCAG ggGCTTCAGAAGGGTTCCGCTCCACATTGGGCGGGTCCTAATGGGGAtgggtctctctcctcctctggggGGTCAACCCACCCCCTCTCACACCCACAGACGCCCCACAATCAGGTTGGACATTCCGCCGCCCCGTCGCCACGGCAACAGGCTCTCAACCACCTCCCGTCACCCCATCACTCTGCTACCTCAGGTGGAGCACCCGGCACCCCTGCTACCAAAGAGAGCACGCCCCTCGGCAATGGCCCCGCAGCCACGGCAACAAAGGGGCCTGGGGAGACTACAACGGCCAATAGCACTGCCGCGGTGGAAAGCTTATCCAATCACGTACAGTTGGCGGCGGGAGACGGCGGGACGAGCAACCGGTCCCCTCATCACAGCTCAGACAATCCTAAGGGGGGCGACCCCACCACCTCCGCCCCCCACAAGAAGATCAACAACATCCACCCGGCCGTCTCCTCGGCCGcttcctcccccatctctgcCATGTCCACCGCAACCCCCTCGCCCAAATCCACCGAGCCCGGCCAGTCGACGGGCCCGCACGGCCTCAAcagcccctccaccaccaccgcagcATTATCATCAGCCGGACCAACCACCGTCGTCAATGGCAACGGCAAGGGGGGCATCTCCGAGGACTCCCAGAGCCCATTGAAGGCGGACCCCCCTGCCACGTGTCGCAGACCCACGCCACCCCATGTCCGCACCCCcccatcatcctcttcctccgtGTCCATCTACCCCTCTTCCACTGATGTGCTCAAGGCCTGCAG aAACCTGGGGAAGAACGGTTTGTCTAGCAGCAGTATACTGCTGGATAAGTGTCCCCCTCCTCgcctgccccctcctccctccccagtccTGCCCAAAGACAAACTCAACCCCCCCACACCAAGCATCTAT CTGGAGAATAAGAGGGATGCCTTCTTTCCTCCGCTGCACCAGTTCTGCACAAACCCCTCCAACCCTGTCACCGTCATCAGAGGGCTGGCCGGGGCGCTCAAACTGG acCTGGGTCTGTTCTCTACTAAGACCCTAGTGGAGGCTAACCCAGACCATCTGGTTGAGTGTCGTACCCAGCTGTCTCAGCCCGCTGACGAGAACTGGGACCTGAGTGGTACCAAGAAGATGTGGCGCTGCGAGAGCGGCCGAGGTCACACCACCATCGCCAAATATGCCCAGTACCAGGCTGCCTCCTTCCAGGAGTCACTACGG GAGGAGAATGAGAAGAAGGCGTTGAAGGAGCCCTCAGACGCTGAGCCAGCATCAGCAGAGAG TGTGGCACGCAAAAGGAGGGGTCCCCTAAAGCACATCAAATTTGGGACCAACATCGACGTGTCGGACGAAAGAAA GTGGAAGCTACAGCTACAGGAGCTGAGTAAGCTGCCTGCGTTCGCCAGGGTGGTGTCTGCTGGCAATCTGCTCAGCCACGTAGGACACACCATCCTGGGCATGAACACTGTCCAGCTCTACATGAAGGTCCCCGGCAGCAGGATACCAg GTCATCAGGAACACAATAACTTCTGCTCTGTCAACATCAACATCGGCCCTGGGGACTGTGAGTGGTTTGCTGTGCCAGAACCCTACTGGGGAGTGATGAGCAACTTCTGTGAAAA AAACAACATCAACTTCCTGATGGGTTCGTGGTGGCCCAACCTGGAGGACCTGTATGAGGCAGATGTGCCTGTCTACCGGTTCATCCAGCGGCCGGGGGACCTGGTGTGGCTCAACACTGGCACCGTCCACTGGGTCCAGGCCATCGGCTGGTGCAACAACATTGCCTGGAACGTAGGACCCCTCAGTG CCCACCAGTACAAGCTGGCCGTGGAGCGTTACGAGTGGAACAAGCTCCAGAGCGTCAAGTCCCATGTCCCCATGGTGCACCTCTCCTGGAACATGGCCCGCAACATCAAGGTGTCCGACCACAAGCTCTTCCAGATGATCAA GTACTGCCTGCTGAGGACTCTGAAGCAGTGTCAGTCGGTGAAGGAGGCTCTAGCCGCGGCAGGGAAGGAGACGGTACTGCAGGGCAGGAACAGGGATGAGCCTGCGCACTACTGCACCATCTGTGAG GTGGAGGTGTTTAACCTGCTGTTTGTGCGGAGCGAACTCCTCTCCAGGAAGCAGAAGCAGTACGTGGTTCACTGCCAGGACTGTGCCCGGAAAGGCAGCGCCGAGCTGGACAACTTTGTGGTTGTAGAGAAACACCGGATGGATGATCTCATGCAGGTCTACGACCAGTTCACACTA GCCCCTCTGCATTCATCTTCATCTTGA
- the LOC124008212 gene encoding lysine-specific demethylase 6A-like isoform X2 → MQSCGVSLAVAACAAARSLGSASGGDEEKKMAAGKASETEEDFPTLTAQERDSLVGIDSSLFGFQRLHEDGARTKALLLKAVRSYDSLILKAEGKVEPELFCQLGHFNLLLEEYAKALSAYQRYYSLQSDYWKNAAFLYGLGMVYFHYNAFQWAIKAFQEVLYIDPSFSRAKEIHLRLGLMFKVNTDYESSLKHFQLALIDSNPCTLSKAEIQFHIAHLYEIQKRYRAAKEAYETLLQTENLPAQVKATTLQQLGWMHHTVEQLGDRANKDSYAIQCLQKSLEADPNSGQSWYFLGRCYSSIGKVQDAFVSYRQSIDKSEASADTWCSIGVLYQQQNQPMDALQAYICAVQLDHGHAAAWMDLGTLYESCSQPHDAIKCYINAMRSKACSNATALTQRIKCLQACKPQHSSEGGGSGQALPPHVGPMGQGEDQSSPAKRRRASSPAKSQPDSWASNSAQQPVPNWYLSPQKLQLLDQLRSNRASLKPLQLQMLEQLEAQLNLMQQHQQQMRQNASGQLRPSLPNGPSATNSLPPPHSSLPLSRPHLAPQGSLRPPCPPQPLANGPLAGGTPHGHSDTLSVGNNNNDDDPVAATGPNGDVPYLQPGALLPHTCTSTQSQDTARRALHLNSTQGLQKGSAPHWAGPNGDGSLSSSGGSTHPLSHPQTPHNQVGHSAAPSPRQQALNHLPSPHHSATSGGAPGTPATKESTPLGNGPAATATKGPGETTTANSTAAVESLSNHVQLAAGDGGTSNRSPHHSSDNPKGGDPTTSAPHKKINNIHPAVSSAASSPISAMSTATPSPKSTEPGQSTGPHGLNSPSTTTAALSSAGPTTVVNGNGKGGISEDSQSPLKADPPATCRRPTPPHVRTPPSSSSSVSIYPSSTDVLKACRNLGKNGLSSSSILLDKCPPPRLPPPPSPVLPKDKLNPPTPSIYLENKRDAFFPPLHQFCTNPSNPVTVIRGLAGALKLDLGLFSTKTLVEANPDHLVECRTQLSQPADENWDLSGTKKMWRCESGRGHTTIAKYAQYQAASFQESLREENEKKALKEPSDAEPASAESVARKRRGPLKHIKFGTNIDVSDERKWKLQLQELSKLPAFARVVSAGNLLSHVGHTILGMNTVQLYMKVPGSRIPGHQEHNNFCSVNINIGPGDCEWFAVPEPYWGVMSNFCEKNNINFLMGSWWPNLEDLYEADVPVYRFIQRPGDLVWLNTGTVHWVQAIGWCNNIAWNVGPLSAHQYKLAVERYEWNKLQSVKSHVPMVHLSWNMARNIKVSDHKLFQMIKYCLLRTLKQCQSVKEALAAAGKETVLQGRNRDEPAHYCTICEVEVFNLLFVRSELLSRKQKQYVVHCQDCARKGSAELDNFVVVEKHRMDDLMQVYDQFTLAPLHSSSS, encoded by the exons AATGCTGCCTTCCTATATGGCCTGGGCATGGTCTACTTCCATTACAACGCCTTTCAGTG gGCGATTAAAGCTTTCCAGGAGGTGCTGTACATCGACCCCAGTTTCTCACGAGCCAAGGAGATCCACCTGCGACTCGGCCTCATGTTTAAGGTCAACACCGACTACGAGTCAAGCCTAAAG CATTTCCAGCTGGCTTTGATTGACTCCAACCCCTGCACTTTGTCCAAAGCTGAAA TTCAGTTCCACATTGCCCATTTGTATGAGATTCAG AAGAGATACCGGGCTGCCAAGGAGGCGTACGAGACCCTTCTGCAGACAGAGAATCTCCCAGCACAGGTGAAGGCCACTACCCTGCAGCAGCTAG GCTGGATGCACCACACGGTGGAGCAGCTAGGAGACCGAGCCAACAAGGACAGCTATGCCATCCAGTGTCTGCAGAAATCACTGGAAGCAGACCCCAACTCGGGACAGTCCTGGTACTTCCTGGGCAGGTGCTACTCCAGTATTGGCAAGGTCCAGGATGCGTTCGTCTCCTACAGGCAGTCCATAGACAAATCCGAAGCCAGTGCAGACACTTGGTGTTCAATAGG TGTTCTGTACCAGCAACAGAATCAGCCCATGGATGCTCTGCAGGCGTACATCTGTGCAGTGCAGCTGGACCACGGCCACGCGGCTGCCTGGATGGACCTGGGAACGCTCTACGAGTCCTGCAGCCAGCCGCATGACGCCATAAAGTGCTACATCAACGCCATGCGCAGCAAGGCCTGCTCCAACGCCACCGCTCTCACACAACGCATCAAATGCCtgcag gcGTGTAAGCCCCAGCACAGCTCGGAGGGAGGGGGATCGGGTCAGGCTCTGCCCCCACACGTGGGCCCTATGGGCCAGGGGGAGGACCAGTCCAGCCCTGCCAAGAGGAGGAGGGCCTCCAGCCCAGCCAAG AGCCAGCCAGATTCCTGGGCTAGTAACTCGGCACAGCAGCCTGTCCCCAACTGGTACCTGTCACCACAGAAactacag CTCCTGGACCAGTTGAGGAGTAACCGGGCCAGTCTGAAGCCCCTACAGCTGCAGATGCTGGAGCAGCTGGAGGCACAACTCAACCTAatgcagcagcaccagcagcag ATGAGACAGAATGCATCTGGACAGCTgcgtccctccctccccaacgGCCCCTCGGCTACcaactctcttccccctcctcactCTAGCCTGCCCCTCTCCCGGCCCCACCTGGCCCCTCAGGGCTCGTTGCGGCCACCCTGCCCCCCTCAACCACTGGCCAATGGGCCTCTGGCAGGCGGGACACCACACGGACACTCTGACACACTTTCTGTGggcaataataataatgatgatgaccCGGTGGCGGCCACAGGACCCAACGGAGACGTGCCTTACCTGCAGCCCGGCGCACTACTACCTCACACCTGCACAAGCACCCAATCACAGGACACAGCGCGCCGGGCCCTGCACCTAAACTCCACTCAG ggGCTTCAGAAGGGTTCCGCTCCACATTGGGCGGGTCCTAATGGGGAtgggtctctctcctcctctggggGGTCAACCCACCCCCTCTCACACCCACAGACGCCCCACAATCAGGTTGGACATTCCGCCGCCCCGTCGCCACGGCAACAGGCTCTCAACCACCTCCCGTCACCCCATCACTCTGCTACCTCAGGTGGAGCACCCGGCACCCCTGCTACCAAAGAGAGCACGCCCCTCGGCAATGGCCCCGCAGCCACGGCAACAAAGGGGCCTGGGGAGACTACAACGGCCAATAGCACTGCCGCGGTGGAAAGCTTATCCAATCACGTACAGTTGGCGGCGGGAGACGGCGGGACGAGCAACCGGTCCCCTCATCACAGCTCAGACAATCCTAAGGGGGGCGACCCCACCACCTCCGCCCCCCACAAGAAGATCAACAACATCCACCCGGCCGTCTCCTCGGCCGcttcctcccccatctctgcCATGTCCACCGCAACCCCCTCGCCCAAATCCACCGAGCCCGGCCAGTCGACGGGCCCGCACGGCCTCAAcagcccctccaccaccaccgcagcATTATCATCAGCCGGACCAACCACCGTCGTCAATGGCAACGGCAAGGGGGGCATCTCCGAGGACTCCCAGAGCCCATTGAAGGCGGACCCCCCTGCCACGTGTCGCAGACCCACGCCACCCCATGTCCGCACCCCcccatcatcctcttcctccgtGTCCATCTACCCCTCTTCCACTGATGTGCTCAAGGCCTGCAG aAACCTGGGGAAGAACGGTTTGTCTAGCAGCAGTATACTGCTGGATAAGTGTCCCCCTCCTCgcctgccccctcctccctccccagtccTGCCCAAAGACAAACTCAACCCCCCCACACCAAGCATCTAT CTGGAGAATAAGAGGGATGCCTTCTTTCCTCCGCTGCACCAGTTCTGCACAAACCCCTCCAACCCTGTCACCGTCATCAGAGGGCTGGCCGGGGCGCTCAAACTGG acCTGGGTCTGTTCTCTACTAAGACCCTAGTGGAGGCTAACCCAGACCATCTGGTTGAGTGTCGTACCCAGCTGTCTCAGCCCGCTGACGAGAACTGGGACCTGAGTGGTACCAAGAAGATGTGGCGCTGCGAGAGCGGCCGAGGTCACACCACCATCGCCAAATATGCCCAGTACCAGGCTGCCTCCTTCCAGGAGTCACTACGG GAGGAGAATGAGAAGAAGGCGTTGAAGGAGCCCTCAGACGCTGAGCCAGCATCAGCAGAGAG TGTGGCACGCAAAAGGAGGGGTCCCCTAAAGCACATCAAATTTGGGACCAACATCGACGTGTCGGACGAAAGAAA GTGGAAGCTACAGCTACAGGAGCTGAGTAAGCTGCCTGCGTTCGCCAGGGTGGTGTCTGCTGGCAATCTGCTCAGCCACGTAGGACACACCATCCTGGGCATGAACACTGTCCAGCTCTACATGAAGGTCCCCGGCAGCAGGATACCAg GTCATCAGGAACACAATAACTTCTGCTCTGTCAACATCAACATCGGCCCTGGGGACTGTGAGTGGTTTGCTGTGCCAGAACCCTACTGGGGAGTGATGAGCAACTTCTGTGAAAA AAACAACATCAACTTCCTGATGGGTTCGTGGTGGCCCAACCTGGAGGACCTGTATGAGGCAGATGTGCCTGTCTACCGGTTCATCCAGCGGCCGGGGGACCTGGTGTGGCTCAACACTGGCACCGTCCACTGGGTCCAGGCCATCGGCTGGTGCAACAACATTGCCTGGAACGTAGGACCCCTCAGTG CCCACCAGTACAAGCTGGCCGTGGAGCGTTACGAGTGGAACAAGCTCCAGAGCGTCAAGTCCCATGTCCCCATGGTGCACCTCTCCTGGAACATGGCCCGCAACATCAAGGTGTCCGACCACAAGCTCTTCCAGATGATCAA GTACTGCCTGCTGAGGACTCTGAAGCAGTGTCAGTCGGTGAAGGAGGCTCTAGCCGCGGCAGGGAAGGAGACGGTACTGCAGGGCAGGAACAGGGATGAGCCTGCGCACTACTGCACCATCTGTGAG GTGGAGGTGTTTAACCTGCTGTTTGTGCGGAGCGAACTCCTCTCCAGGAAGCAGAAGCAGTACGTGGTTCACTGCCAGGACTGTGCCCGGAAAGGCAGCGCCGAGCTGGACAACTTTGTGGTTGTAGAGAAACACCGGATGGATGATCTCATGCAGGTCTACGACCAGTTCACACTA GCCCCTCTGCATTCATCTTCATCTTGA